GGACAGCTCGCCCGCGAGCATCCGGATCGCCGTCGAGGCCTCGCTGCAGCGCCTCGGGACAGACCGCATCGACGTGCTCTACCAGCACCGCGTCGACCCGGCCGTGCCCATCGAGGAGTCCGTCGGCGCGATGAAGGAGCTCGTCGACGAGGGCAAGGTCCTGCACCTGGGGCTCTCCGAGGCCGGGCCCGACACCATCCGCCGCGCGCACGCCGTGCACCCGATCTCGGTGCTGCAGAGCGAGTACTCCATCTGGACCCGCGACCCCGAGGGCCCCGTGCTCGAGGTGCTGCGCGAGCTCGGCATCGGGCTCGTCGCGTACTCGCCGCTCGGCCGCGGCTTCCTCACCGGCGCGATCTCGAGCGTCGCCGACCTCTCCGAGGCCGACTACCGCTCCTCGTCGCCGCGCTTCGCGGAGGAGGCGTTCGCGCAGAACATGCGCATCGTCGACGCCGTCAAGGCCGTCGCGGGCGAGCTCGACGCGACGCCCGCCCAGGTGGCGCTCGCGTGGATCCTCGCTCAGGGCGACGACATCGCCGTGATCCCCGGCACCAAGCGCGTCGCGCGCCTCGACGAGAACGTGGCCGCGGACGCCGTGACGCTCTCCGCCGACCAGCTCGCGCGCCTGTCCTCGCTGCCCACCCCGGTCGGCGACCGGTACGCGGACATGGGTCCCGTCGGGCGCTGATCCCCTGGCACGCCCGCGGGCCCGGTCGCCTCGGCGGCCGGGCCCGCGTCGTGTCCTCAGCGCGACGCGCGGATCAGACCGCCTGCTCGAGCCCCCGACGCCTGTTCGCGAGCACGGGCAGCGTGCCGCGCGCGGCCTCGACGGCCGAGGGGTCGATGTCGACGACGAGCAGCTCCTCCTCGCCGCCGAGGCGGTGCAGCACCTCGCCGAGCGGGGAGACGACGGCGCTGCGGCCGATGCCCGTGGGCGCGCCGCTCGCGGGGTCGTGGCCGCGGGATCCGGCGGGCAGGGTCGCGGGGTCGCCCTGGCCGACCGCGACCACGAAGGTCGTGGAGTCGAGCGCGCGGGCCCGCAGCAGGAGGTCCCACTGGTCGGCCTTGCCGGGGCCGGCTCCCCAGCTCGCGCAGACGACGCTGACGGCGGCGCCGCGGTCGGCGCCCGCGAGGAACAGCGCGGGGAAGCGCACGTCGTAGCAGGTGGCGAGGGAGGCGCGCGTGCCGCCGACCTCGATCACGGCGACGCTCTCGCCCGGGTCGACGGCGTCGGACTCGCGGAAGCCGAACGCGTCGAAGAGGTGGATCTTGTCGTACGACCCGGCACCCGCGGCCTCCTGGCCGGACGGCCGGGCGACGAGGAGCGTGTTGCGCACGCGGCCGTCCGCGCCGGGCGTGAACATGCCCGCGACGATCGTGACGCCGAGCCGGTCCGCCACCGAACGCACGCCCGAGGCCCACGGCCCGTCGAGCGGCTCCGCGATCTCGGGCAGCGGGTTCCCGAACGCGCGCTGCGCCGCCTCCGGGAACACCACGAGCTCGGCGCCCTGCCGCGCGGCGTCCTCCGCGAAGGCGGTGATCCGTGCGAGGTTCTCCGCGGGATCCGGCGAGCTGATGATCTGGGCGAGCGCGATCTTCATGGTCCTCCTCGTGATGTATACATAGCGTATGCGAGAACGGGCGGGCGATCCAGGCACCTCGGCGAGCGCCCTCTCCGGCCGCGAGCGGGCCTACGAGTTCCTGCACGCGCACGTCCTCACCGACCCGGACCAGCAGGGCGCGTTCCTCAACGAGCAGGAGCTCGCGGAGCGCATCGGCGTCTCCCGCACGCCCGTCCGCGAGGCCCTGCTGCTGCTCGCCGCCGACGACCTGGTGGAGATGATCCCCAAGCGCGGCGCCCGGATCCCCGTCATCACGGGCCGCCAGATCGCCGAGCTGATGGAGCTGCGCGGCGTCCTCGAACGGCACGCCGCCACGAGCGCCGTGGAGCACGACCGCACGCCGCTCGACGCGATGCGCGACGTGCTCGAGCAGCAGCGCGCCATGGTCGAGACGCCGCCGCGCGAGAGCGGCCGGGAGTTCATCGAGCACGACCGCCGCTTCCACCAGCTCCTCGTCGACGCCGCGGGCAGCGAGCTCATGAGCCGCACCTACGCGAAGCTCCGCGCGCGGCAGATCCTCGTCGGCGTCGAGGCGCTCTACCGCGCCACCGACCGGCAGGACCGCGTCTGCGAGGAGCACGCCGGGATCGTCGACGCGCTGGCCGCGGGCGACGCCGCGGCCGCCCGCGACGCGATCGACCGCCACCTCGCGGTCACGCTCGAGGTGCTGCTGCGCGCCTGACGCGGCGCCCGCCGCACCGCGGGGTCGCGCGCGCCGCGGCCCCGCGGGTCAGTGCCAGGACGCGAAGTCGGCCTTGCGGATCATGCAGTGCACGCCCTTCACCTGGTCCACGACCTGGGACACCTCGAAGTCGCCGGCCGCCGAGAGGTAGGCGAGCGCCACCGAGCGCGCGAGGTCGAAGCGCGTCGCGAGGAAGTCGACCGCGTTGCGCACGGCGTTCCGCATCGCGACGTCGAGGTCCACGTCCATGCCCGTGGGGATCCAGTGCGTCGGCGTCTCGAGCACGGGCTCCGCGAGCCCGCCCGTCGCGCGCCGCGCCTCGGCGCCCGAGAGGGTCGTGAGCCGGAGGGTCGCCCGCAGCGGCGCCTCGAACGCGGTGAGCGCGACCTCGCCGTTGCCCTGCGCGAAGTGCGGGTCTCCGGTGGAGAAGAGGGCCTCGTCGGCGAGCACGGGCAGGTAGAGGGTCGACCCGGCGATCGCGTGCTTCACGTCGATGTTGCCGCCGAAGCGCCCCGGCGGCACCGAGTGGTGCGCCTCGGACCCGGGCGTGGCCACGGCCATGAGGCCGAGGAACGGCGCGAGCGGGAAGGCGAGCGTGCGGGCGTCGCCGGCGTGGATCACGCCGACGCGGCGCCCGTCGCGCTCCTCCACCCAGGCGAAGTGGCTGACGGATCCGCCCGTGATGATCGTGTCGACGTCGCGCGTGGCCAGCGAGTGCGGGTCGGCCGGCATCTCCCCGGCGAGCGCGCCGAACCCGTGCCGGTTGCTGATGAAGCCGTAGGGCACGCGCGGCGCCAGGTCGAGCACGTCGACGCGCAGCACGTCGCCCGGTCGCGCGCCGCGGACGCCCACCGGTCCCGTGACCACGTGCGGGCCGTCCGCCTCGGTGTTCGCGATCCCGCTCGCCGCGATGTCCACCGCGTCGTCGAGCACGCGGTCGCGCCCGACGCCGAACTGGGCGAGGTAGGCGACGGGATCCCGGCCCTGGTCGTCGAGGATCCCCTCGTGGCTGACGGTGTCGATCGTCACGGCCTCCCCCGACGCGACCGTCAGCACGGGCCGGCTCTCCGCGGTCGGCAGCCAGCCCCAGCGGATCTCGTCCGCCCGCGACGGCAGGTGGTGCCGCCCGAGGACCGGTCCGGTGCCGGACTGCAGGACGTCGCTCATCGCGTCCCCCCGCCGGGGATCCCGACGACGAGGTCGATCTCCACCGTGGCGCCGACCGCGAGCCCCGTGACGCCCACGCAGGTGCGGCTCGGCAGGGGCCCCGCGAACCAGGAGCGGTACTCCTCGTTGAAGCGGTCGAAGTCCCCGAAGTCGGTGAGGTAGACGCGCACCATGAGGGCGTCGTCGAGCGTGGCGCCGAAGCGGGCGACCACGGCCGTGAGGTTCGCGAGCACCTGCCGGGTCTCGGCGACGAGGCCGCCGCCGACGAGCTCGCCGGTCGCGGGATCCGTCGGCATCTGCCCGGTCACGTACAGGGTGTCGCCCCAGCGGGTGGCGTGCGCGAACGGGCCGACCTGCGGCGGCACGCCGGTGGAGGCGTCGAAGGAGTGGACGGTGCGCTCGGTCATGGTCACGCCTCCGCCTGGTTCATGGCGTTCACGAAGCGGGCCGTGACGGGATCCCGCGGCGCGTCGATGACCTGGCGGGCGGGGCCGTCCTCCACGACGACGCCCCCGGCCATGAACACGACGCGGTCGGCCACGTCGCGGGCGAACCGCATCTGGTGGGTGGCGATGAGCATGGTGAGTCCTTCTCTCTGGGCGAGACCCCGGATGACGGCGAGCACCTCGGCCACCAGCTCGGGGTCGAGGGCGCTGGTGGGCTCGTCGAGCAGCAGCACGCGCGGGCTCGCCGCGAGGGCGCGGGCGATCCCGACGCGCTGCTGCTGCCCGCCGGACAGGTGCCGCGGCAGCACGTCGGCGCGGGCCGCGAGGCCGACCCCGGCGAGCAGCTCGCGGGCGCGCGCCTCGGCGGCGGCGGGATCCATGCCGGCGACCCAGCGCAGGGGCGCGGCGACGTTCTGCTGCGCCGTGAGGTGGTGGAACAGGTTGAACTGCTGGAACACCATGCCGACGCCGGCCTCCACGCGCTGGGCGGCGACCGCCGCCTCGGGCGCCAGGCGCCCGGCGGCGTCGAGGCCGATGGGGCGGCCGGCCAGCAGCACCTCGCCGGAGTCCACCGTCTCCAGCCGGTTGATGGTGCGGAGGAGCGTGCTCTTGCCGGAGCCGCTCGGCCCGAGGAGCGCGATGACCTCGCCCGCGCGGATGGTGAGGTCGATGCCGCGGAGCACCTCGTTCGCGCCGTACCGCTTCCGCACGCCCCGCAGCTCCACGATGGGCGGGCCGAGGACGCGCGCGCCGGGGTCCGCCGGGCCGGTCGGCGCGCGGCCGTCCGGGCTGGCGACGGCCGCCGCGGCCACCGGATCCTCCGCCGCGGCTCCCCCGGAATCGACGCCGCCGTCCGACGCCGCCGCCCGCGCGCGCCGCCGCGGCACGAGGCGCGACAGGAACGACCTGCGGTTCGTGCGGTCGAGGTCGGCCGCGTCCTCGACGAGCAGCTGCGTCACGGTGACGATGCCCGTGAGGAGCAGGTACATCACCGCCGAGGCGAAGTAGATGCTGAAGTACTCGAACGTGCTCGACGCGAGCTGCTGGCTGCGGAGGGTGAGCTCGGGCACGGCGATGATCGACGCGAGCGCGCTGTTCTTCATGGTCGACACGGCCTCGTTCCCGAGCGCCGGGACGATCGAGCGCGCCGCCTGCGGCCCGACGACGCGGCGCATGACCACACGCGGCACCATCCCGAGGGCGCGGGCGGCGGCGGTCTGGCCCGCGTCCACCCCGCGCACGCCCGAGCGCAGGATCTCGGCGAAGAACGCCGCCTCGTTCAGCGCGAGCGCGAGCGCCCCCGCCGCGATGGGCGACAGCACGATGCCCACGTGGGGCAGCGCCGTGAAGACGAACACGAGCTGCAGGATCAGCGGCGTCCCGCGGTAGATGACCGTGTAGGCCCGCGCCAGGACGGCGAGCGCGCGGAACCGGCTGAGCTGCATGGCCGCGAGCACGCCGCCGACGAGCAGCCCGCCGAAGAAGCCGTAGAGCGTCAGCTGCGCCGTGATGCCGATGCCCTGGAGGAGGTACGGGAGGGTGAGGTAGTGCAGGAACTGGTCCACGGGGATCCTTCCGGTGCCGTCGCCGGGTCAGTCCGTGGTGCTGAGGATGGTGGGCGCCTCGACCGCGTTCTCGTCGAGGTCCCAGTCGGCGGCGAGCCGCTGCTGCAGCCCGGAGTCCTGGACGGCGACGAGCGCGGCCTCCATGGCGTCGCGGAAGTCGGTCCGCTCCTGCGGCACGGCGATGCCGATCTTGTAGTCGAGGGTCACGGCCGTGGCCTTGTCGAGGTCGTCCGGGTGCTCCTGGATGAAGCGGTTCACGGTGTTGACGTCGTTGATGTACGTGTCGGCCCGGCCGGCGAGGATCGCGTGCACGCAGTCGGCGTTGCCGTCGAAGAGGCTCACGGTCGGGGCCGCCTCGCCCGCCGCCTCGCAGTCGGGGGCGAGCGCCTCCACGAGCGGCACCTCCACGAAGCCCTTGTTGAGCGCGACCGTGGTGCCGCAGAGCGAGGTGTCGATCCCGGTGAGCTGCTTCGGGTTCCCCTTCGCGACGAGCAGGCCGTCGAAGACCTTGGAGTAGGTGATGAAGTCGGCGTTGGCCGCCCGCTCCTCGGTCGCGTAGATGTCGGAGATCACGAAGTCGGCCTGGCCGCTCGCCATGGTGGGGATCAGCTCGGCGAACGCGACGGGCACGTAGTCGACCGTGAAGCCGAGGCACGCGCCCATGGCCTCGCCGAGGTCGATGTCGAAGCCCTCGTAGACGCTCGGGTCGTCCGCGTTCACCGACTCGTAGCCGGGGGTGTGCGGGTTGATGGCGTTGGTGAGGGTCTTCCCGACCCAGTCGGGGTGCTGCTCGCGCAGGGCGGAGCACGTGGACCCCTGCGCGAGGTCGGAGTACTTCACGGCGGCGGCCTCGCCGCCCGCGCTGGCGCCGCTCGCGCAGCCGGTCAGGAGGAGGAGGGCGGCGGCGAGGGCGGCGGCACCGGGGAGCGCTCGGATCACGGGGGTCCTTTCGGGAGGCCGCGGCGACGGGGAGGATGCCGCGGGAGGAGGTGATCGGCCGGATGGTCGGACCAAGTGAGACCGAAGGTATTCGGCGTTCGACGACATCACGAGCCCCGGTCGCGACTGGTAACAGCCTCTTCACACGGCCGAAACACCGGGCGCCGGCACGAGCCCGGCGGCGGACGGCGACGCCTATGCTGAGCGGAACCGACCGCCGGGATCCGCACCCGGGCGGCACCCGCGCACCGAGGAGACGCCGATGACCTCCTCCATCCCGGGCATGCGACGGTCGCGCAACGTGCCCGTGGAGCTGGTCGCCCACCTCGAGCGCCTCATCGCCACCGGCGAGCTCGCCCCCGGCACGAAGCTGCCCGCGGAGCGCGAGCTCGCGCTGAGCATGTCCGTGTCGCGCTCGTCGCTGCGCGAGGCCATGCACGAGCTCGAGTCGAAGCACCTGGTGGAGCGGACGCCGGGACGCGGGACCATCGTGATGCGGCCGTCCGACGAGGTGACCCGGCTGCGGGGGCTGGCGCCCGACCGCATGTCGGCGGATCACGTCGCGGAGCTGCGCGAGGTCATCGAGCCGCGGGTGGCGGGATTCGCGGCCCTGCGCGCGACGCCGGCCAACGTCCTGCAGCTGTCCGACGTGCTGGACCGCTCGAGCGAGGACCTGCGGCAGGCCGAGTCCCTGCGGCTCGACGTGGAGTTCCACCTGCTGCTCGCGCAGGCCGCGCAGAACCCCCTGCTCTCGGCGCTCTGCACGATGTCGAGCGAGTGGACGGGCGACGTGCGCGCGCACTCGCACGCCACGCGACGCGGGCGCCGGATCTCGCTCCGCGGCCACCACGCGATCCACGAGGCGGTCGCGGCCCACGACGTGGCGGGCGCGCAGGCCGCCATGGCCGCGCACCTCGCGGACGTGCGCGAGCTCATCGCGCGCGCCGCCCACGACGACGACGGCGCCGACGGTCCGGGGACCGTCGACGCCGTCGGGTGAGCGGGAGCCCCGGGGTCAGCGCCCGGTGACCGGCGCGGCCACGCCCTCGGCGCCCGTGCGCACGTACTCCTCGTCCTCGGACACGTCCGAGTCGCGGCCCATCGCGAGCCCCACGAGCGTGAGCACGACGGCGGCCGTGAGGTACAGCGCGATGCCGACCCAGCTGCCCGTCTCCTCGTAGATGATCGTGAACATCAGCGGCGCGATGGCCCCGCCGATGACGCCGGCGATCGTGTACGCGAGCGAGGCGCCCGTGTAGCGGAGGCGCGGCGAGAACTGCTCGATGATGTACGCCGCCTGCGGCCCGTACATGAAGGAGTGGAAGAACAGCCCGAGCACGATGCCCACGCCGAGCACGAAGGTCGACGAGCCGTCGGTGATCGCGAAGAACACGTACGCCCAGACGGCCGCGCCCACCGCGGCGGCCGCGTACACGGCCCGGCGGTTGATCCGGTCGCTCACGGCGCCCGCGAACGGGATGGTGAACAGCTGCACGGCGGATCCCACGAGCACCGCCACGAGCACCTGGCTGCGGTCGAAGCCCAGCGTGTTGACGCCGTAGGTGAGCGTGAAGACCGTGAAGAGCGCGTAGAGGACGTCGGGTCCGACGCGGGAGAGGATCGCCGCGACGAGCGGGCGCAGCTGGGTGCGGAACACCTCGGACACGGGCGCGCTCGGCCGATCGCCGCGCTCCTGCAGCGCCTTGAACACGGGGGTGTCCTCGAGCTTCAGGCGGATCCAGAGGCCGAACGCCACGAGCAGCGCCGAGAGCAGGAAGGCCACGCGCCAGCCCCAGTCGAGGAAGTCCTCCTCGGTGAGCAGCACCGTGAGCAGCGCGAGCGCGCCGTTGGCGAGCAGGTTGCCCGCGGGCGGGCCGACCTGCGCGGCCGACGACCAGAAGCCCCTCTTCCGCGGATCCCCGAACTCGCTCGAGAGCAGCACCGCGCCGCCCCACTCGCCGCCGACGCCCACGCCCTGCGCGAAGCGGAGGAGCACCAGGATGATCGGCGCCGCGAGCCCGATGGTCGCGTAGCCCGGCAGCACGCCGATGAGGAAGGTCGCGATGCCGATGAGCAGCAGCGTGAGCACGAGGACGGGCTTGCGACCGATCTTGTCGCCGAGCCGCCCGAAGACGAACCCGCCGACGGGGCGCGACACGTAGCCGACCGCGTAGGTGGAGAACGCGAGGATCGTCGCCGTGTACGGATCCGACGACGGGAAGAAGACGACGGGGAACACGACGGCGCTGGCCGCCGAGTAGACGGCGAAGTCGTACCACTCGAGCGAGGTGCCGGTGAGGCTCGCGGTGAACGCCTTCACGAGCTCGCGGCGGGTGGGCTTCTCGGTCGCGGCGGGTGCCGCGTGCGCGCCGGATGCGGGCGCGGTCGCCGCCGGGGAGGCGGTGGGGTCGTCGGCCATGGGGCTCCTCGGGTGAGGGAGCCGGGCGGCGGATCCGGCGATCGGATCCCGCCCGGCGTCCGGTCGGTGTGCTGTATACAGTAGGCATACCGGAGCCCCTGCACCATGGCCGGGGCACCCGGATCCGCAATTCTTCACACGCTCGAAACACCACCGGAGGACCGATGACCACCCTGCGCTTCCAGCTGCCCGACGGATCCACCCCGAGCGTCGAGGTCGTGTCGCTCCTCAACGCCGGCTACGCGGGCCGCGACCAGGCCGAGGTGCAGGCGCACATCGACGAGCTGGCCGAGCTCGGCGTGCCCGGACCCGAGACCACGCCCGCGCTCTACCCCGTCGCGCCGTACCTCGCGTCGCAGGCCGACGCGGTGCCCGCGCAGCACGGCCGCACCTCGGGCGAGGCCGAGTGGGCCCTCGTGATCACCGACGACGACGTGCTCCTCACCGTCGCGTGCGACCACACCGACCGCGCGCTCGAGGTGCACGGCGTCGCGTGGAGCAAGAACGCCGGACCGGACGTGCTGGGACGGAAGGCCTGGCGCCTCGCCGACGTGCGCGACCGCCTCGACGCGATCCGCCTGCGCGGCTGGGTCGGCGAGGAGGGCGCCGAGGAGCTCATCCAGGACTCCACGCTCGCCGCGCTCCTCACCCCCGACCACTGGCTCGAGGTGCTCGAGCAGCGCGGCCTCCGGGTGCCCGGCACGGTGCTCATCTCGGGCACGGTCGCCATGGTCCCGGGCGTCGACCAGTTCGCGTCGCGCTGGCGCGTGCAGCTCGAGGATCCCGCCACGGGCGAGACCATCGACGCCGCCTACCGCGTGGAGCTGCTCCCCGAGGCGATCGGCTGATCCCGTCCCGCGCCCGCCACGCGACCCACCAGCGCCCGCCCCGCCGGCCCATCCCGGCGGGGCGCGGCCGTCCGGTACGCTGAGCGCATCCACCCGCCTCCAGGAATCCGGAGTCCCATCGTGCCCACGATCGTCGTCGAAGTGATGCCCAAGGCCGAGCTGCTCGACCCCCAGGGGAAGGCCGTGGCCGGCGCCCTGGCCCGCCTCGGCAAGGACCGCTTCACCGGCGTCCGCATCGGCAAGCGCTTCGAGCTCACCGTCGAGGGCGAGGTGGACGACGCGCTGCTCGCCGACGTCCAGTCGCTCGCCGCCGACATGCTCTCCAACTCCGTCATCGAGGACGTCATCAGCGTCCACGTCGCCGGGCTCGACGGCTTCGGCATCAGCGCCGAGGCCGACATGGCCACCGGCAACGTCACCGACAAGCGCACGGTCGCCGACGGCGGCACGGCGGAGACGAACGCCGCCGCGCACCCGCTCCCCCACGGTTCCGCCGCGGCGGAGCAGCGCTGATGCGCGTCGGGGTCATCACCTTCCCGGGATCCCTCGACGACCGCGACGCGCAGCGCGCCGTCCGTCTCGCGGGCGCCACCCCGGTCGCGCTCTGGCACGGCGACCACGACCTCAAGGGCGTCGACGCGATCGTGCTCCCCGGCGGCTTCAGCTACGGCGACTACCTGCGCGCGGGCGCCATCGCCGCCTTCGCGCCGATCATGCGCGAGGTCGTCGACGCCGCCGAGCGCGGCGTCCCCGTGCTCGGCATCTGCAACGGCTTCCAGATGCTCACCGAGGCGCACCTGCTGCCCGGCGGGCTGATCCGCAACGAGGCGGGCAACTTCGTGTGCCGCGACCAGCGCCTCCGCGTCGAGGCCACGAGCACCGCCTGGACGAGCGCCTTCACGCCGGACGAGGAGATCACCATCCCGCTGAAGAACGGCGAGGGCGGCTTCATCGCCGACGCCGACACGCTCGACCGCCTCGAGGGCGAGGGCCGCGTGGCCTTCCGCTACCTCGGCGGCAACCCGAACGGATCCCTGCGCGACATCGCCGGGATCACCAACGCCCGCGGCAACGTCGTCGGCCTCATGCCCCACCCGGAGCACGCCGTCGAGGAGGGCTTCGGACCGGACACCCCGGCCGCCATGCGCTCCGGTGTCGACGGCCTCCGTCTCTTCACGTCCGTCCTCGAAGGAGTCCTCGCGCAGTGAGCGTCCACCCCGATCCCGCATCCGTCCCCACCGAGACCCCCGCGGGTACGGGGCAGGGCGTCCGCCGCCATGTCGCCGACACCGTCGAGATGGCCGAGCGCACCCCGGAGAAGGAGCAGCCGTACGCGGCGCTCGGGCTCACGGAGGGCGAGTACCTCAAGATCCGCGAGATCCTCGGCCGCCGCCCCACGAGCGGCGAGCTCGCCATGTACTCGGTCATGTGGAGCGAGCACTGCTCCTACAAGTCCTCGAAGAAGTACCTGCGCCAGTTCGGCCAGAAGGTCTCCGAGTCCATGAAGAAGGACCTCATGGTCGGCATGGGCGAGAACGCCGGCGTCGTGGACGTGGGCGAGGGCTG
The genomic region above belongs to Clavibacter phaseoli and contains:
- the purQ gene encoding phosphoribosylformylglycinamidine synthase subunit PurQ; its protein translation is MRVGVITFPGSLDDRDAQRAVRLAGATPVALWHGDHDLKGVDAIVLPGGFSYGDYLRAGAIAAFAPIMREVVDAAERGVPVLGICNGFQMLTEAHLLPGGLIRNEAGNFVCRDQRLRVEATSTAWTSAFTPDEEITIPLKNGEGGFIADADTLDRLEGEGRVAFRYLGGNPNGSLRDIAGITNARGNVVGLMPHPEHAVEEGFGPDTPAAMRSGVDGLRLFTSVLEGVLAQ
- a CDS encoding RidA family protein translates to MTERTVHSFDASTGVPPQVGPFAHATRWGDTLYVTGQMPTDPATGELVGGGLVAETRQVLANLTAVVARFGATLDDALMVRVYLTDFGDFDRFNEEYRSWFAGPLPSRTCVGVTGLAVGATVEIDLVVGIPGGGTR
- a CDS encoding acetamidase/formamidase family protein produces the protein MSDVLQSGTGPVLGRHHLPSRADEIRWGWLPTAESRPVLTVASGEAVTIDTVSHEGILDDQGRDPVAYLAQFGVGRDRVLDDAVDIAASGIANTEADGPHVVTGPVGVRGARPGDVLRVDVLDLAPRVPYGFISNRHGFGALAGEMPADPHSLATRDVDTIITGGSVSHFAWVEERDGRRVGVIHAGDARTLAFPLAPFLGLMAVATPGSEAHHSVPPGRFGGNIDVKHAIAGSTLYLPVLADEALFSTGDPHFAQGNGEVALTAFEAPLRATLRLTTLSGAEARRATGGLAEPVLETPTHWIPTGMDVDLDVAMRNAVRNAVDFLATRFDLARSVALAYLSAAGDFEVSQVVDQVKGVHCMIRKADFASWH
- a CDS encoding carbon-nitrogen hydrolase family protein, with translation MKIALAQIISSPDPAENLARITAFAEDAARQGAELVVFPEAAQRAFGNPLPEIAEPLDGPWASGVRSVADRLGVTIVAGMFTPGADGRVRNTLLVARPSGQEAAGAGSYDKIHLFDAFGFRESDAVDPGESVAVIEVGGTRASLATCYDVRFPALFLAGADRGAAVSVVCASWGAGPGKADQWDLLLRARALDSTTFVVAVGQGDPATLPAGSRGHDPASGAPTGIGRSAVVSPLGEVLHRLGGEEELLVVDIDPSAVEAARGTLPVLANRRRGLEQAV
- a CDS encoding amino acid ABC transporter permease/ATP-binding protein; this translates as MDQFLHYLTLPYLLQGIGITAQLTLYGFFGGLLVGGVLAAMQLSRFRALAVLARAYTVIYRGTPLILQLVFVFTALPHVGIVLSPIAAGALALALNEAAFFAEILRSGVRGVDAGQTAAARALGMVPRVVMRRVVGPQAARSIVPALGNEAVSTMKNSALASIIAVPELTLRSQQLASSTFEYFSIYFASAVMYLLLTGIVTVTQLLVEDAADLDRTNRRSFLSRLVPRRRARAAASDGGVDSGGAAAEDPVAAAAVASPDGRAPTGPADPGARVLGPPIVELRGVRKRYGANEVLRGIDLTIRAGEVIALLGPSGSGKSTLLRTINRLETVDSGEVLLAGRPIGLDAAGRLAPEAAVAAQRVEAGVGMVFQQFNLFHHLTAQQNVAAPLRWVAGMDPAAAEARARELLAGVGLAARADVLPRHLSGGQQQRVGIARALAASPRVLLLDEPTSALDPELVAEVLAVIRGLAQREGLTMLIATHQMRFARDVADRVVFMAGGVVVEDGPARQVIDAPRDPVTARFVNAMNQAEA
- a CDS encoding aldo/keto reductase, producing the protein MKHIHTGTGLDVGRIGLGCMGMSAFYDGAGQDEAESIRTLHRAVDQGVTLFDTAEAYGPFTNERLVGSALKDRRDDVVIATKFGLLKHAPGTDAEDYERGMDSSPASIRIAVEASLQRLGTDRIDVLYQHRVDPAVPIEESVGAMKELVDEGKVLHLGLSEAGPDTIRRAHAVHPISVLQSEYSIWTRDPEGPVLEVLRELGIGLVAYSPLGRGFLTGAISSVADLSEADYRSSSPRFAEEAFAQNMRIVDAVKAVAGELDATPAQVALAWILAQGDDIAVIPGTKRVARLDENVAADAVTLSADQLARLSSLPTPVGDRYADMGPVGR
- a CDS encoding FadR/GntR family transcriptional regulator, with translation MTSSIPGMRRSRNVPVELVAHLERLIATGELAPGTKLPAERELALSMSVSRSSLREAMHELESKHLVERTPGRGTIVMRPSDEVTRLRGLAPDRMSADHVAELREVIEPRVAGFAALRATPANVLQLSDVLDRSSEDLRQAESLRLDVEFHLLLAQAAQNPLLSALCTMSSEWTGDVRAHSHATRRGRRISLRGHHAIHEAVAAHDVAGAQAAMAAHLADVRELIARAAHDDDGADGPGTVDAVG
- a CDS encoding MFS transporter; the encoded protein is MADDPTASPAATAPASGAHAAPAATEKPTRRELVKAFTASLTGTSLEWYDFAVYSAASAVVFPVVFFPSSDPYTATILAFSTYAVGYVSRPVGGFVFGRLGDKIGRKPVLVLTLLLIGIATFLIGVLPGYATIGLAAPIILVLLRFAQGVGVGGEWGGAVLLSSEFGDPRKRGFWSSAAQVGPPAGNLLANGALALLTVLLTEEDFLDWGWRVAFLLSALLVAFGLWIRLKLEDTPVFKALQERGDRPSAPVSEVFRTQLRPLVAAILSRVGPDVLYALFTVFTLTYGVNTLGFDRSQVLVAVLVGSAVQLFTIPFAGAVSDRINRRAVYAAAAVGAAVWAYVFFAITDGSSTFVLGVGIVLGLFFHSFMYGPQAAYIIEQFSPRLRYTGASLAYTIAGVIGGAIAPLMFTIIYEETGSWVGIALYLTAAVVLTLVGLAMGRDSDVSEDEEYVRTGAEGVAAPVTGR
- a CDS encoding GntR family transcriptional regulator, coding for MRERAGDPGTSASALSGRERAYEFLHAHVLTDPDQQGAFLNEQELAERIGVSRTPVREALLLLAADDLVEMIPKRGARIPVITGRQIAELMELRGVLERHAATSAVEHDRTPLDAMRDVLEQQRAMVETPPRESGREFIEHDRRFHQLLVDAAGSELMSRTYAKLRARQILVGVEALYRATDRQDRVCEEHAGIVDALAAGDAAAARDAIDRHLAVTLEVLLRA
- a CDS encoding DUF2848 domain-containing protein gives rise to the protein MTTLRFQLPDGSTPSVEVVSLLNAGYAGRDQAEVQAHIDELAELGVPGPETTPALYPVAPYLASQADAVPAQHGRTSGEAEWALVITDDDVLLTVACDHTDRALEVHGVAWSKNAGPDVLGRKAWRLADVRDRLDAIRLRGWVGEEGAEELIQDSTLAALLTPDHWLEVLEQRGLRVPGTVLISGTVAMVPGVDQFASRWRVQLEDPATGETIDAAYRVELLPEAIG
- a CDS encoding ABC transporter substrate-binding protein, encoding MIRALPGAAALAAALLLLTGCASGASAGGEAAAVKYSDLAQGSTCSALREQHPDWVGKTLTNAINPHTPGYESVNADDPSVYEGFDIDLGEAMGACLGFTVDYVPVAFAELIPTMASGQADFVISDIYATEERAANADFITYSKVFDGLLVAKGNPKQLTGIDTSLCGTTVALNKGFVEVPLVEALAPDCEAAGEAAPTVSLFDGNADCVHAILAGRADTYINDVNTVNRFIQEHPDDLDKATAVTLDYKIGIAVPQERTDFRDAMEAALVAVQDSGLQQRLAADWDLDENAVEAPTILSTTD